Proteins co-encoded in one Bradyrhizobium sp. 170 genomic window:
- a CDS encoding SAM-dependent methyltransferase, with the protein MPNMMAQSAFCGKLATEIEQLSLLEKIAHDFATAEPDERDYAIASAYSLLIGEKKRQQLSAYFTPPVLSQAVMEASAHILGRFDHPIVLDPACGGGSFITPIVRHLVSKSIERGCSVENACKAHSRACMELRSMQVSRRCRTHCFAKCWLANTGSRLEGG; encoded by the coding sequence TTGCCAAACATGATGGCGCAATCTGCTTTTTGCGGAAAATTGGCGACCGAAATTGAGCAGCTCTCTTTGCTGGAGAAGATTGCTCATGACTTTGCAACGGCAGAGCCCGACGAGCGCGACTACGCCATAGCAAGCGCATACTCGTTGCTCATCGGCGAAAAGAAACGGCAGCAACTCTCAGCTTATTTCACACCTCCTGTTCTGTCGCAGGCTGTGATGGAAGCCAGCGCACACATACTGGGTCGATTTGACCATCCAATAGTATTGGACCCAGCCTGCGGCGGTGGGTCGTTTATCACACCTATCGTACGCCATCTGGTTAGTAAGAGTATTGAGCGTGGTTGTTCGGTGGAAAACGCCTGCAAAGCGCACTCAAGAGCGTGCATGGAATTGAGATCGATGCAGGTCTCGCGACGTTGTCGCACGCATTGCTTCGCAAAATGCTGGCTCGCGAATACGGGTTCAAGATTAGAGGGCGGCTAG
- a CDS encoding ThiF family adenylyltransferase, protein MAKHKEPRADHDWWTLWPTVLNDELAAFARLGITPRTIHKRNGVLILEADWPVQGLSASMLLRIGYSPLHPFFRPAVAAPNANFDRHQNPLTRELCLLTQEAGQWNSNQLVADFIQERLDQLLRTLAARNEGRWDDAAKLEEQVADPLMPYFTGLAEDDSVILFDGQATLPAARHGLMEVVYTGRETWRNPAAFEGVVRQLKDSQGASIGKRFGFPNEPKDAQVITGRWVKFTPSPITDAGELLRLAEEELGRHAVLQPGSVQKLNETKQGPFSITGIAFPDEAEYGSQKNGAGWLFLVTRRGPTGDAETRLILGERAGKNDVFSRLPVARSLLTKKVLVVGCGAIGGFAGLELARAGVGEIEILDFDTVQPGNSLRWPLGRSAWGSAKSIALANFIAANYPWTKAIAVGTKIGAAETDPDRLPGDQKGHVLAPIFDLLRAAHVVVDASASPEVHLALSHYCRRFRVPYVMGYATLGLAGGIVARHVPDSEGCFVCLQEHLKDNQEIPRPRVDDAGIVIPVGCNAPTFTGGGFDLQEISLEIVRTAVGLLSDGTYDPGGWEVAVLTLKGDGGVRMLPHWEGYQCPAHPRCCGATL, encoded by the coding sequence TTGGCCAAGCACAAAGAACCCCGCGCAGACCACGATTGGTGGACGCTCTGGCCGACGGTTCTCAACGACGAACTAGCGGCCTTCGCACGTCTGGGGATTACTCCCCGCACGATCCATAAACGGAATGGGGTGCTGATTCTCGAAGCGGACTGGCCGGTGCAAGGCCTGTCCGCTTCGATGTTGTTGCGGATCGGATATTCCCCGCTCCACCCCTTTTTCCGCCCAGCGGTGGCCGCTCCAAACGCGAATTTCGACCGTCATCAAAATCCGTTGACGCGCGAGTTGTGCCTGCTCACGCAGGAAGCGGGTCAATGGAATTCGAACCAGCTTGTGGCCGATTTCATTCAGGAGCGGCTGGACCAGCTTCTGCGCACCCTTGCAGCAAGAAATGAAGGGCGTTGGGATGATGCGGCCAAGCTCGAGGAGCAGGTTGCCGACCCGCTAATGCCTTACTTCACAGGCCTCGCCGAAGATGACTCGGTTATCCTCTTTGACGGACAGGCCACGCTGCCGGCTGCGCGGCACGGTCTAATGGAGGTCGTCTACACTGGTCGCGAAACCTGGAGGAACCCCGCTGCGTTCGAAGGTGTGGTGCGACAGCTGAAGGACAGCCAGGGCGCGTCTATTGGCAAACGGTTCGGATTTCCGAACGAACCGAAAGACGCGCAGGTGATTACTGGACGGTGGGTCAAGTTCACGCCGTCACCGATCACGGACGCCGGAGAATTGCTGCGCTTGGCCGAGGAAGAGCTTGGACGCCACGCGGTGCTGCAGCCCGGCAGCGTGCAAAAACTCAACGAAACGAAGCAAGGCCCGTTCTCGATCACGGGCATCGCGTTTCCAGACGAAGCCGAATACGGCTCGCAGAAAAACGGCGCGGGGTGGTTGTTTCTGGTGACAAGGCGCGGTCCCACGGGAGACGCGGAAACTAGGTTGATTCTCGGGGAGCGGGCCGGGAAGAACGATGTGTTTTCGCGGCTCCCCGTCGCGAGATCTCTTCTCACGAAGAAGGTGCTCGTCGTCGGTTGCGGTGCCATCGGCGGTTTCGCTGGCCTCGAACTGGCCCGCGCTGGGGTCGGGGAAATTGAGATCCTCGACTTCGACACCGTTCAGCCCGGCAACAGCCTGCGCTGGCCTCTAGGCCGTTCCGCTTGGGGAAGCGCGAAATCAATCGCTCTCGCCAACTTCATCGCCGCAAACTATCCGTGGACAAAGGCCATTGCCGTCGGCACCAAAATCGGAGCGGCTGAAACCGATCCGGACCGCCTCCCCGGCGACCAGAAAGGCCATGTTCTGGCGCCGATATTCGATCTACTGCGTGCCGCCCATGTCGTAGTCGACGCCTCGGCCTCACCGGAGGTCCACCTTGCGCTGTCGCACTACTGCCGGCGGTTCCGTGTACCGTATGTGATGGGCTACGCCACACTCGGCCTGGCGGGCGGTATCGTTGCCCGCCACGTTCCCGATTCCGAAGGTTGCTTTGTGTGTCTCCAAGAACACTTGAAGGACAACCAGGAAATACCAAGGCCCCGCGTCGATGATGCAGGTATCGTAATCCCAGTCGGATGCAATGCACCGACGTTCACCGGGGGCGGCTTCGACCTGCAGGAGATCTCGCTGGAAATTGTGCGCACCGCAGTCGGGCTGCTCTCGGATGGGACCTACGATCCTGGCGGTTGGGAGGTAGCCGTACTGACGCTGAAGGGCGATGGAGGCGTGCGAATGCTGCCTCACTGGGAAGGCTACCAGTGCCCGGCACATCCGAGATGCTGCGGAGCCACTCTGTGA
- a CDS encoding Mov34/MPN/PAD-1 family protein — translation MIVWLSSHVLQSMCRYARDLSPLENGGILLGWRSGEDRIVADMRGPGPHALHGRHCFVPDHGWQVAEINRAFHASRGDLDYLGDWHSHPDGVAEMSDLDSATLLRIARRVSAPLMLIVAGNETEWTPQCWKGQVVRPLIRQRLIATPQELKIFDPPSV, via the coding sequence GTGATCGTCTGGCTCTCTTCACATGTTTTGCAGTCGATGTGCAGATACGCGCGAGATCTGTCCCCACTTGAGAACGGCGGGATCCTTCTGGGGTGGCGGTCAGGCGAGGACCGCATCGTTGCGGATATGCGCGGCCCCGGGCCGCACGCGCTCCATGGCAGGCATTGCTTTGTTCCGGATCACGGCTGGCAAGTAGCGGAAATCAACCGTGCGTTCCATGCGAGCCGCGGCGATCTCGATTATCTCGGTGATTGGCACTCGCATCCGGACGGCGTCGCCGAAATGAGCGATCTCGATTCGGCAACGCTCCTTCGGATAGCCCGACGGGTGAGTGCACCGCTGATGCTCATCGTGGCCGGGAACGAAACGGAGTGGACCCCGCAATGCTGGAAGGGACAGGTCGTCCGTCCGTTAATTCGGCAACGATTGATTGCGACGCCGCAGGAGCTCAAAATTTTTGATCCTCCCTCCGTATAG
- a CDS encoding DUF3551 domain-containing protein produces MLAASSSPATARQYRHSDVSPSGPYDRYCLQRRIWGYPGNCQFATRGQCVASASGTDAYCGINPAYAFARRPRLSR; encoded by the coding sequence GTGTTGGCGGCTTCGAGCTCGCCTGCGACCGCACGGCAGTATCGCCATAGCGACGTCTCCCCGAGCGGACCGTATGATCGCTACTGCTTGCAGAGACGGATCTGGGGCTACCCAGGCAATTGCCAATTCGCTACCCGCGGACAGTGCGTGGCAAGTGCTTCAGGTACTGACGCCTATTGCGGCATCAACCCGGCCTACGCCTTCGCGCGGCGACCGCGCCTGTCGCGATGA
- a CDS encoding ThiF family adenylyltransferase, whose protein sequence is MTLVDDEELDETNRNRFVGARHDDPVPGSPIIELAARLMREIDPTIRVTPVRASLISKEAFAAVSQADWVFGCFDEDGPRSILNELCAAFAKDYVDIASDVPEAGVYGGRICVAWQGGGCCTASTCSILAMSRHI, encoded by the coding sequence ATCACGCTGGTCGACGACGAGGAGCTGGACGAAACGAATCGCAACCGCTTCGTCGGCGCAAGACATGACGATCCTGTGCCTGGCAGTCCGATAATCGAACTGGCCGCGCGTCTCATGCGCGAGATCGATCCCACCATTCGCGTCACGCCGGTGAGGGCAAGCCTGATTAGCAAGGAAGCGTTCGCTGCCGTGAGTCAGGCCGATTGGGTGTTTGGCTGCTTTGATGAGGATGGCCCGCGATCAATCCTGAACGAGCTCTGCGCGGCCTTTGCAAAGGACTATGTCGATATCGCATCAGACGTGCCGGAAGCAGGCGTATACGGCGGGCGCATCTGCGTCGCTTGGCAGGGCGGCGGGTGCTGCACTGCCTCGACGTGCTCGATCCTCGCGATGTCGAGGCATATCTGA
- a CDS encoding HipA domain-containing protein, translating to MKLLDLLKGSDTPGEDQAMLLKAQIFFWLIGATDGHAKNFSIFLAPGGRYHLTPLYDVLTAQPSLDTGQIQRKQMELAMSVGTNNHYRIAEVQGRHFVQTGEAAGVPKKLVQESIEAVAATAEAALVKIENELPMGFPEAIHTSVQTAAMQRLRSLKFQ from the coding sequence GTGAAGCTCCTCGACCTGCTCAAAGGCAGCGACACGCCCGGCGAAGATCAGGCCATGCTGCTGAAAGCCCAAATTTTCTTCTGGCTGATTGGTGCAACCGATGGCCACGCAAAGAACTTCAGCATCTTCCTGGCGCCCGGCGGACGCTATCACTTGACGCCGCTCTACGACGTACTCACCGCGCAGCCCAGTCTCGACACCGGCCAAATTCAGCGCAAGCAGATGGAACTCGCAATGTCGGTCGGAACAAACAACCACTACCGGATTGCCGAAGTGCAAGGCAGGCATTTCGTGCAGACGGGGGAAGCGGCAGGCGTACCGAAAAAGCTGGTACAGGAGTCAATCGAAGCTGTCGCCGCTACCGCTGAAGCTGCCCTCGTCAAAATAGAAAACGAATTGCCAATGGGTTTTCCCGAGGCCATTCACACGTCAGTCCAAACTGCCGCTATGCAGCGCCTGCGTTCATTGAAATTCCAGTAG
- a CDS encoding Fic family protein, whose amino-acid sequence MRSMNCYYSNLIEGHDTHPVDIERALNNDYSADPKKRDLQKEAIAHIAVQEWIDEGGLNGRATTQEGIIEVHRRFCELLPEELLWVENPDTKERIQVIAGKLRDRDVAVGRHVPVSPGALPRFLTRCEEAYAKLGKTDAIIASACAHHRLLWIHPFLDGNGRVARLMSYAMQRETLDTGGIWSIARGLARNEAAYKQHLTACDMQRRNDLDGRGTLSEEALAEFAIFFLQTCIDQVAFMQGLVQPDQLRNRILIWAEEKTRANLLPQKSGAVLEALLFRGELPRGDVTTLLQTSERSARRVTSALLDAEVLTSESPRAPLYLAFPARLASRWMPGLFPG is encoded by the coding sequence GTGCGCTCGATGAATTGCTACTACAGCAACCTGATCGAGGGCCACGATACGCATCCGGTCGACATCGAACGCGCCCTCAACAACGACTATAGCGCCGACCCCAAGAAACGCGACCTGCAGAAGGAAGCTATCGCCCATATCGCTGTGCAGGAGTGGATCGATGAAGGAGGCCTGAACGGGCGCGCCACAACGCAGGAAGGCATCATCGAAGTTCACCGCCGCTTCTGCGAGCTGCTTCCCGAAGAACTGCTCTGGGTTGAAAATCCAGACACCAAGGAACGCATCCAGGTCATCGCCGGCAAACTGCGCGACCGCGACGTGGCGGTAGGCCGCCATGTGCCGGTCAGTCCTGGCGCGCTCCCACGCTTCCTGACGCGCTGCGAAGAAGCCTACGCAAAGCTCGGCAAGACCGACGCGATCATTGCCTCGGCCTGCGCTCACCACCGCCTGCTCTGGATTCACCCGTTCCTTGACGGCAATGGCCGTGTCGCCCGGCTCATGTCCTATGCCATGCAGCGGGAAACGCTCGATACCGGCGGCATATGGTCGATTGCGCGCGGCCTTGCCCGCAACGAGGCGGCCTACAAGCAACACCTTACTGCGTGCGACATGCAGCGCCGCAATGATCTCGACGGACGCGGCACGCTGAGTGAAGAAGCGTTGGCGGAATTCGCGATCTTCTTCCTGCAGACCTGCATCGATCAGGTAGCCTTCATGCAAGGCCTCGTACAGCCTGATCAGCTGCGCAACCGCATCCTGATCTGGGCCGAAGAAAAAACGCGCGCCAACCTCCTGCCCCAAAAATCCGGTGCGGTGCTGGAAGCGCTTTTATTCCGGGGTGAGTTGCCACGCGGCGATGTCACAACGCTGCTGCAAACAAGCGAGCGCAGTGCCCGCAGGGTCACATCGGCCTTGCTTGATGCCGAAGTGCTGACCTCCGAAAGCCCGCGCGCGCCGCTCTATCTTGCCTTCCCTGCTCGCCTCGCGTCCCGCTGGATGCCGGGGCTATTTCCGGGATAA
- a CDS encoding IS701 family transposase → MIRMSWTRAASVEETLALWAASLREIKKRIRPLFTQERVATNAGMFLEGLLGDEQRKTGWMRAEAAGDPGPWRQQAILGRGDWDADALRDIVRDYVIEHLADDDAVLVIDETGFLKQGKASCGVARQYTGSAGKITNCQIGVFATYVSRHGHAFIDRALYLPKEWTDDPDRLEAAYVPADVGFATKPKLATRMIARAIAASVPFKWVAGDTVYGVGNIEQQLRRAGKGYVLGVSSAHVFRSWGKRPPVAGTAADLARTRRSSDWKRLSAGAGTKGPRLHDWCYLELADLEAEQFNGANDGLWTRGLLIRRRIADDDLAFFTTWCPAGTAIETLVAVEGHRWAIEDSFETAKNEFGLDHNESRSWHGWHRHVSLVMLAFAMMAAIRHRANPPPPKKTKRRPPAKAKA, encoded by the coding sequence ATGATTCGGATGTCGTGGACGCGGGCCGCGTCGGTTGAGGAGACGCTTGCGTTGTGGGCGGCGTCGCTTCGAGAGATCAAGAAACGGATACGTCCGCTGTTCACGCAAGAGCGTGTTGCGACGAATGCAGGCATGTTCCTGGAAGGTCTGCTCGGAGATGAGCAGCGCAAGACCGGCTGGATGCGTGCGGAGGCGGCTGGCGATCCTGGCCCATGGCGACAGCAGGCAATTCTTGGTCGTGGGGATTGGGACGCTGATGCCCTGCGCGACATCGTGCGCGACTATGTCATCGAGCATTTGGCGGATGACGATGCGGTGCTGGTGATCGACGAGACCGGCTTTCTCAAACAGGGCAAAGCGTCATGCGGCGTGGCACGGCAATACACCGGTTCGGCAGGAAAGATCACGAACTGCCAGATCGGCGTCTTCGCCACCTATGTTTCGCGTCATGGCCACGCGTTCATCGATCGCGCGTTGTATCTTCCGAAGGAATGGACCGACGATCCAGATCGGCTGGAAGCCGCATATGTGCCTGCCGATGTCGGCTTTGCGACCAAACCAAAGCTTGCGACGCGAATGATCGCACGCGCGATAGCCGCGTCTGTACCATTCAAGTGGGTTGCCGGTGATACCGTCTACGGTGTTGGCAACATCGAACAGCAACTACGTCGGGCAGGCAAAGGCTACGTGCTCGGGGTCAGCAGCGCTCATGTGTTTCGATCCTGGGGCAAGCGACCGCCGGTCGCCGGTACGGCTGCGGACCTCGCCCGGACGCGGCGCTCATCCGACTGGAAGCGCCTGTCGGCGGGAGCCGGAACCAAAGGACCGCGGCTGCACGATTGGTGTTATCTCGAATTGGCCGATCTCGAGGCCGAGCAGTTCAACGGTGCAAATGACGGTTTGTGGACACGCGGTCTACTGATCCGTCGTCGCATCGCCGATGATGACCTCGCCTTCTTCACCACCTGGTGCCCAGCGGGAACAGCCATTGAAACGCTGGTCGCGGTCGAAGGCCATCGATGGGCGATCGAGGACAGCTTCGAGACCGCGAAAAACGAGTTCGGGCTCGATCACAACGAGAGCAGATCCTGGCATGGCTGGCACCGTCATGTGTCCTTGGTGATGCTCGCCTTCGCCATGATGGCCGCGATCCGACATCGCGCTAATCCGCCACCGCCCAAAAAAACGAAACGGCGCCCCCCGGCAAAAGCCAAAGCATAA